In Meles meles chromosome 2, mMelMel3.1 paternal haplotype, whole genome shotgun sequence, the sequence accactctggaaaacagcatggaggttcctcaaaatgttgaaaatagaactaccctatgacccagcaattgcactactgggtatttaccctaaagatacagacacagtgatccgaaggggcacgtgtacctgaatgtttatagcagcaatgtctacaatagccaaactatggaaagaacctagatgtccatcaacagatgaatggataaagaagaggtggtatatatacacaatggaatactatgcagccatcaaaagaaatgaaatcttgccatttgcgacgacgtggatggaactggagcgtatcatgcttagtgaaataagtcaatcggaaaagacaactatcatatgatctccctgatatgaggacatggagaagcaacatggggggttagggggataggagaagaataaatgaaacaagatgggattgggagggagacaaaccataaatgactcttaatctcacaaaacaaactgggggttgctggggggaggtgggattgggagagggggaggggcttgtggacattggggagggtatgtgctatcgtgagtgctgtgaagtgtgtaaacctggcgattaaCAATTAATGGGTTCAGTATTAGCAATGGACTAGCAACTACCCAGATCAACAATAAAGCCACCACTGGAGAAGAGGTTCTTCATACCATTATTGTAACCACACGTTCTCAGTATGGGTTACCAGAAGATGCCATTGTGTACTGTAATTTTAATCAGTTATACAAAATCGACCCTTCTACTTTGCAGATGTGGGCAAATATTCTAAAGCGTGTTCCCAATAGTGTGCTGTGGCTGTTGCGTTTTCCAGCAGTAGGAGAACCTAATATTCAACAGTATGCACAAAACATGGGCCTTCCCCAAAACCGTATCATTTTTTCACCTGTTGCTCCTAAAGAGGAACATGTCAGGAGAGGCATGCTGGCCGATGTCTGCCTGGATACTCCCCTTTGTAATGGACACACCACAGGGATGGATGTCCTCTGGGCAGGAACACCTGTGGTCACTATGCCAAGAGAGACTCTTGCTTCTTGAGTTGCAGCTTCCAGCTCACTTGTTTAGGTTGTCTTGAGCTTATTGCTAAAAATAGACTAGAATATGAAGACATAGCTGTGAAACTGGGATCTGACCTAGAATACCTGAAGAAAATTCGTGGCAAAGTGTGGAAGCAGAGAATATCTAGCCTTCTGTTTATCACCAAACAATACACAATGGAACTAGAGTGGCTCTATCTGCAGTTGTGGGAGCACTATGCAGCTGGCAACAAACCTGATCACATGATTAAGCCTGTTGAAGTCACTGAGTCGGCCTAAATAAAGAAGATGCACAGGAGATTGCCCCTAATCCTGAGCCTCAACCTTCTGGGGAAAGGGAACTAGATAATGTACTTTTACTTATCTGTACGGTATTATGTTGCAGATGGGTGACAAACGATAATAGAATAGCACAGCCAGACTTGCTTCCTGTGTGATAGGGAGAGACATGAGATGGGAAACTGCTGTTCCAGAAGGAATCTACACAGAATTTTGCAGCAACTAGGTGGTACATAGGTCTAGAAGGTCTGATCTCCCTTGGTCTTCCATGGGATGGTTATTGTGGAGGGGAGATACAGATTGTCCAGCCGTTTTGTGATTCCATGGATTGATTGAAtcttctgaattaatttttttctttatactttgggtattggagcttttaaaaatgtttggtttCAGGTATTTTTATTCATGTGAAGTGTATATGATTCTCTTGAGATAAGATTTTAAGCTAAAATGTTGCTCCTTGTTTTAGTTTCTGAACTTTACAAATTAATGGGGACTTTGCTGGTGTAGTCTTTTTTATAGGTTTTATAAACCACTTGAGCCTATATTAGTCGTTTTAGTGTCTGACCTAATGTTTGGAGCTATCGGGGCTTTGTTGGTTTAGATGAtgactcaaatttttttttttctggtccgtttcccatttccttcttttcccttcccctcctttaAAGTTTCTCCTATAACTCAGCTAACAAAATGAAGTCTGATTTTAAATACCCCAGAGTCTTTCTCTTAAACACATCATCTGGTGCCAAATGAAAATTCTTAGGAGTGATGATTAATTATGCAGGGCATAGTTGTGGTACTGTCACTGATGATAATAATAtagattttggggggggtctAGTTTTGACCTATTTCACCAGTGTTTTACCTTTGACTGCCCCTCTATGCTGCTTTCAAAAGTGATAGTGTGTGATAAGATTTTTACCTTCctttctcaagtttttttttttttttttttttttttttttttttttttttagtgaatccTGTTCTTCCTATTTCTTTCAGCAGAAATGAAATCCCAGGTAAGTATAAGTATTCATGTATTTGATCAGCAAGTCACACTTATCTTCAATACCTTAAATAACTTTCATCACAAAACATGTTAGAGGTAAAACGCTCTGAAGGACCAGCTATGTAAATGAGTAATTATTTTTCAGACCTTCTCGGGTATTATGTAATAATTGTCTTCTGGACTTGGTATTGAAGTCTGTACGGATCAGCCTCAGTAGTAGCAAGCAGCTTTGCTACTTGGTTTGGAGTACAAATTAGACTTTAGCCCTCATGGAGCTTGAGTTCTTGGTATTAAAACTCATAGGAATACAATTACTGAATTTCAACAAAGGATCGAGGGCTTGAGGCTTAAACAAGCCGACATATGAATATATGTTTCGTG encodes:
- the LOC123936825 gene encoding UDP-N-acetylglucosamine--peptide N-acetylglucosaminyltransferase 110 kDa subunit-like translates to MANRITKMSEGLVQYLIVKVLNILIKSNHEVIDFKSNGHIYDNRIVLNGIDLKAFLDSLPDVKIVKMMCPDGGDNVESSNTALNMPVIPMNTIVEAVIKMINRGQIQITINGFSISNGLATTQINNKATTGEEVLHTIIVTTRSQYGLPEDAIVYCNFNQLYKIDPSTLQMWANILKRVPNSVLWLLRFPAVGEPNIQQYAQNMGLPQNRIIFSPVAPKEEHVRRGMLADVCLDTPLCCLELIAKNRLEYEDIAVKLGSDLEYLKKIRGKVWKQRISSLLFITKQYTMELEWLYLQLWEHYAAGNKPDHMIKPVEVTESA